Proteins from a genomic interval of Neisseria arctica:
- a CDS encoding SLC13 family permease, with product MTQQKDQRPDNVELLSAQLPITNFKGLLITFIAAIVSFLIYQILPYETNANKGIAVLIFVAILWFTEAVHITVTALMIPVLAAIIGIPEMDTKTALAGFADPIIYIFFGGFALATALHMQRLDRKIALWLISLSGGNMKIAVLAIFGVTAFLSMWISNTATAAMMLPLALGMMDHLDREKDRKTFVFVLLGIAYCASIGGLGTVVGSPPNAIAAKALDLDFAGWMKMGLPMMLLILPLMLISLFVILRPNLSEKVTVTNEEIPWTLHRVLAMLIFIGAVVAWISGDKIKTAFGISNPDTVVALIAAIAVVVFGVARWKEIARNTDWGVLMLFGGGIALSSLLQKSGASLALGQQIATTFVLAHPLIVILAVATFIIFLTEFTSNTASAALLVPIFASIATQMGLPKEVLVFVIGIGASCAFMLPVATPPNAIVFGTGLIQQREMMRTGMLLNILCILLVGFWAYFVYA from the coding sequence ATGACCCAACAGAAAGACCAACGCCCCGACAATGTCGAGCTACTAAGCGCGCAGCTGCCGATTACTAATTTCAAAGGGCTGCTGATCACCTTTATTGCCGCTATTGTCAGTTTTTTGATTTATCAGATTCTTCCCTATGAAACAAATGCCAACAAAGGTATCGCCGTATTAATTTTCGTAGCCATCTTATGGTTTACCGAGGCCGTACATATTACCGTGACCGCGCTGATGATTCCGGTATTGGCCGCCATTATCGGCATTCCGGAAATGGATACGAAAACTGCTCTGGCAGGTTTTGCCGATCCGATTATTTATATTTTCTTCGGCGGTTTCGCATTGGCGACAGCCCTGCATATGCAACGTCTCGACCGCAAAATCGCCTTATGGTTGATCTCGCTTTCAGGCGGTAATATGAAAATCGCCGTTTTGGCTATTTTCGGCGTTACGGCGTTTCTCTCGATGTGGATCAGCAACACTGCCACGGCAGCCATGATGCTGCCGCTTGCTCTTGGTATGATGGACCACCTAGACCGTGAGAAAGACCGTAAAACGTTTGTTTTTGTCTTACTCGGGATCGCCTATTGCGCTAGCATCGGCGGCCTGGGAACCGTAGTTGGTTCTCCGCCCAATGCAATCGCCGCCAAAGCACTTGATTTGGATTTTGCCGGTTGGATGAAAATGGGTCTGCCCATGATGCTGCTGATTCTGCCGCTGATGTTGATTTCGTTGTTTGTTATCCTACGCCCGAATTTGAGCGAAAAAGTTACCGTTACCAATGAAGAAATTCCTTGGACCCTCCACCGTGTATTAGCCATGTTGATTTTCATTGGTGCGGTTGTTGCGTGGATCTCGGGCGACAAAATTAAAACTGCTTTCGGCATCAGTAATCCTGATACCGTTGTAGCTTTAATTGCCGCAATTGCCGTAGTCGTATTCGGCGTGGCCCGTTGGAAAGAAATTGCCCGCAATACCGATTGGGGCGTATTGATGCTGTTCGGTGGTGGTATCGCACTGAGCAGCCTATTGCAAAAATCAGGCGCTTCATTAGCGCTCGGACAGCAAATTGCAACGACTTTCGTCCTCGCCCATCCTTTAATCGTGATTTTGGCCGTAGCGACTTTTATTATCTTCCTGACCGAATTTACCAGTAATACGGCTTCTGCCGCATTGTTGGTACCGATTTTTGCCAGCATTGCCACCCAAATGGGATTACCTAAAGAAGTATTGGTATTTGTTATCGGTATCGGTGCTTCATGCGCCTTTATGCTGCCGGTTGCCACTCCGCCTAATGCCATCGTATTTGGCACGGGGTTAATCCAGCAACGCGAAATGATGCGGACAGGGATGCTGCTGAATATCTTATGTATTCTTTTAGTCGGCTTCTGGGCTTACTTTGTTTATGCCTGA
- a CDS encoding C40 family peptidase produces MKTLFQSTILAVSILQLAACGSSKAPKTKISSIQTQKIRITHIGRDQASQELMLHSMSLIGTPYKYGGNSTATGFDCSGMVQFVYQNALGIQLPRTARDMAAAARPISPKNLKTGDLVFFNTGGSSKYSHVGLYIGNGQFIHAPSSRGTIRTEQMNNRYFADRYVGAGTFF; encoded by the coding sequence ATGAAAACCCTGTTCCAATCCACCATTCTCGCCGTTTCCATTCTCCAACTGGCCGCCTGCGGCAGTAGCAAAGCACCTAAAACCAAAATAAGCAGTATTCAAACTCAGAAAATCAGAATCACCCACATCGGCCGTGATCAGGCCTCTCAAGAGCTGATGTTACACAGCATGAGCCTGATCGGCACACCTTATAAATATGGTGGCAACAGCACGGCTACAGGTTTTGATTGCAGCGGTATGGTACAGTTTGTTTATCAAAACGCTCTCGGCATACAACTGCCCCGTACCGCACGCGATATGGCTGCGGCCGCCCGCCCTATTTCCCCCAAAAACCTTAAAACGGGAGATTTGGTTTTCTTTAACACCGGCGGCTCCAGTAAATATTCCCACGTTGGCCTTTATATCGGCAACGGCCAATTCATCCACGCGCCCTCAAGCAGAGGAACCATCCGTACCGAACAAATGAACAATCGTTATTTTGCCGACCGTTATGTCGGTGCCGGTACATTTTTCTGA
- a CDS encoding sulfate/molybdate ABC transporter ATP-binding protein: protein MSITIQNLNKSFQNFRALNNINLNVPTGKLTSLLGPSGCGKTTLLRIIAGLENADSGKILFDGQDVTDKHVRERKVGFVFQHYALFRHMNVFDNIAFGLTVLPKAQRPGKAEIRARVEELLQLVQLSHLAKSYPHQLSGGQRQRIALARALAVKPKLLLLDEPFGALDAKVRKELRVWLRDIHHELDITSILVTHDQEEALEVSDEIVVMNHGCIEQIGTADTLYRRPANAFVTEFLGETDAFEGRIEKGAWTYNGFKWSLDSTAAWQEQTATGYIRPHEWAIAENGNTPMLQARIKKIHAAGALTHLTMQPLHDKRDIHVSFADSEVAHRGLGVGQEIALTPKQIYIFSQNELIDYSI from the coding sequence ATGAGCATCACCATCCAAAATTTGAACAAATCTTTCCAAAACTTTCGTGCGCTCAACAATATCAACCTCAACGTACCTACAGGTAAGCTCACTTCCCTACTGGGCCCTTCCGGTTGCGGAAAAACTACCCTGCTGCGTATTATTGCCGGTTTGGAAAATGCCGACAGCGGTAAAATCCTGTTCGACGGGCAAGACGTTACCGACAAACATGTACGCGAGCGTAAGGTAGGCTTCGTATTCCAACACTACGCTCTGTTCCGTCACATGAACGTATTCGATAATATCGCTTTCGGCCTGACCGTGCTGCCAAAAGCTCAACGCCCGGGTAAAGCCGAAATCCGCGCGCGTGTCGAAGAGCTGCTGCAGCTGGTACAACTTTCCCATTTGGCCAAGTCTTACCCGCACCAGCTATCAGGCGGCCAACGCCAACGCATCGCCTTGGCACGCGCATTGGCAGTCAAGCCGAAATTGTTGCTGCTCGATGAGCCGTTCGGCGCGTTAGATGCCAAAGTACGCAAAGAATTGCGCGTTTGGTTGCGCGATATCCACCACGAGCTGGACATCACTAGTATTTTAGTTACACACGACCAAGAAGAAGCACTGGAAGTATCCGATGAAATCGTTGTGATGAACCACGGCTGCATCGAACAAATAGGCACTGCCGACACACTCTACCGCCGCCCGGCCAATGCTTTCGTTACCGAGTTTCTCGGTGAAACCGATGCCTTCGAAGGGCGTATTGAGAAAGGTGCTTGGACATACAACGGCTTCAAGTGGTCGCTGGATAGCACTGCAGCCTGGCAGGAGCAGACCGCCACCGGCTATATCCGCCCGCACGAATGGGCGATTGCCGAAAATGGTAATACCCCGATGCTGCAAGCCCGTATAAAAAAAATCCATGCTGCAGGCGCACTTACCCATCTGACTATGCAGCCGCTGCACGACAAGCGCGATATCCATGTCAGCTTTGCCGACAGTGAAGTTGCCCACCGAGGCTTGGGAGTCGGACAAGAAATCGCACTCACCCCCAAACAAATTTATATATTCTCGCAAAACGAGCTGATTGATTATTCGATTTAA
- a CDS encoding acetate kinase, with the protein MSSQLILVLNCGSSSLKGAVLDNGSGEVILSCLAEKLNLPDAYITFKANGEKHKVELTQQPDHTGAVGALMEELKTRNLADRVAAVGHRVVSGGETYSDSILINEDVIAGIEKCIPLAPLHNPANLLGIRAVQTIFPGLPNVAVFDTAFHQTMPEHAYTYAVPRELYRKYGLRRYGFHGTSYRFVADEAARFLGKDKNSLRMVIAHLGNGASIAAIQNGECRDTSMGLTPLEGLVMGTRSGDIDPSVFSFLAQNTGMTITEITDLLNKKSGLLGISELSSDCRTIEEEAAKGHEGAVLALEIFAYRLAKYVAGMAVAAGGIDALVFTGGIGENSDVIRAKVLGYLAFLGFNADAEANQKARFGNAGVITATGNGPVAVVIPTNEELMIAQDTAALSGLA; encoded by the coding sequence ATGTCTTCCCAACTGATTTTGGTATTAAACTGCGGCAGTTCTTCTTTAAAAGGCGCCGTGCTCGACAATGGCAGCGGCGAAGTGATCCTGAGCTGCTTGGCGGAAAAACTAAATCTGCCGGATGCCTACATCACCTTTAAAGCAAACGGCGAAAAACACAAAGTAGAATTAACCCAACAACCCGACCACACCGGTGCCGTAGGCGCGCTGATGGAAGAATTGAAAACCCGCAACCTGGCCGACCGCGTAGCCGCCGTTGGCCACCGTGTAGTAAGCGGCGGCGAAACGTACAGCGATTCAATCCTGATTAATGAAGACGTTATAGCCGGTATCGAAAAATGTATCCCGCTGGCACCGCTGCACAACCCTGCCAACCTACTGGGTATCCGCGCCGTACAAACCATTTTCCCCGGTCTGCCCAATGTAGCCGTATTCGATACCGCATTCCACCAAACCATGCCCGAACACGCCTACACTTACGCCGTACCACGCGAACTTTACCGCAAATACGGCCTGCGTCGTTACGGCTTCCATGGTACCAGCTACCGTTTTGTTGCCGACGAAGCCGCCCGTTTCTTGGGTAAAGACAAAAACAGCCTGCGCATGGTAATCGCCCACCTCGGTAACGGTGCATCTATCGCCGCCATTCAAAACGGCGAATGCCGCGATACCAGCATGGGCTTAACCCCTCTGGAAGGCTTGGTTATGGGCACCCGCAGCGGTGATATCGATCCGAGCGTGTTCTCTTTCCTGGCTCAAAACACAGGCATGACCATCACCGAAATTACCGATTTGCTGAACAAAAAATCAGGCCTACTGGGTATTTCCGAACTCTCTAGCGACTGCCGCACTATTGAAGAAGAAGCTGCCAAAGGCCACGAAGGTGCCGTATTGGCACTGGAAATCTTTGCTTACCGTTTGGCCAAGTACGTTGCCGGCATGGCCGTTGCGGCAGGTGGCATCGATGCGCTGGTATTCACCGGCGGTATTGGTGAAAACTCAGACGTTATCCGCGCCAAAGTATTGGGTTATCTAGCATTCTTGGGCTTCAACGCAGATGCGGAAGCCAACCAAAAAGCACGCTTCGGCAATGCGGGCGTTATCACCGCTACCGGCAACGGCCCCGTAGCAGTTGTAATTCCGACTAACGAAGAGCTGATGATTGCACAAGATACTGCTGCTCTATCCGGTTTGGCATAA
- the cysW gene encoding sulfate ABC transporter permease subunit CysW — translation MKTNISNPNLTESKWLRGILIGTALTFLLLMLVVPLAAVFYEALKGGWNLYLQSLTDPEAWSAIRLTLITAAIVVPVNAVLGVAMAWLLTRFDFRGKQLLTTLLDLPFSVSPVVAGLMFVLLFGAHTAFGGWLEAQGIQIIFAIPGIILATLFVTFPFVARELIPLMQAQGDSEEQAALILGASGWQMFWRITLPNIKWALLYGIILTNARSMGEFGAVSVVSGHIRGETNTVPLLVEIFYNEYNFTGAFALSSILALLALATLAVQNIISRIQERKLAAAERSSV, via the coding sequence ATGAAAACGAATATTTCCAATCCTAACCTAACCGAGTCGAAATGGCTGCGCGGTATCCTGATTGGCACTGCGCTCACCTTTTTACTGCTGATGCTGGTGGTACCGCTGGCCGCCGTATTCTACGAGGCTTTGAAAGGTGGCTGGAACCTTTATCTTCAATCGCTAACCGATCCTGAAGCTTGGTCTGCCATCCGCCTGACATTAATTACCGCAGCCATTGTGGTGCCCGTTAACGCTGTACTAGGCGTAGCCATGGCCTGGCTATTGACCCGTTTCGATTTTCGCGGCAAACAGCTTCTCACTACCTTGCTGGATTTACCGTTTTCCGTGTCGCCCGTTGTTGCCGGTTTGATGTTTGTTCTGCTTTTCGGCGCACACACCGCATTCGGCGGCTGGCTTGAAGCACAAGGCATCCAAATCATTTTTGCCATTCCGGGCATTATTCTGGCCACCCTGTTTGTTACTTTTCCCTTTGTCGCGCGCGAGCTAATTCCGCTGATGCAGGCACAAGGCGATAGTGAAGAGCAAGCCGCACTGATTTTAGGTGCATCCGGCTGGCAGATGTTTTGGCGCATCACCCTGCCCAACATTAAATGGGCGCTGCTGTACGGCATTATCCTGACCAATGCCCGCTCTATGGGCGAATTCGGCGCAGTCAGCGTTGTTTCAGGGCATATCCGCGGCGAAACCAATACCGTGCCGCTGCTGGTCGAAATTTTCTACAACGAATACAACTTTACCGGCGCGTTTGCCTTATCAAGCATCTTGGCACTGCTGGCTTTGGCCACCCTTGCCGTACAAAACATCATCAGCCGCATTCAAGAACGTAAACTTGCCGCCGCCGAAAGGAGCAGCGTATGA
- a CDS encoding asparaginase, with amino-acid sequence MKKRIFVLYTGGTIGMCQSAEGLRPDTALVGRALKPFSDGLDFDWHVCSPLIDSSAVTLADWQQWLDLLADKIPQYDGILVLHGTDTLAYTANILALGLQNLDKPVVLTGAQWPFDSEGSDAPFNLATAVAAFELPDLREVAVAFNGKLFAAVGSSKISTETSEGFGNPHFGILGEWVERQGWQNLDIRPSENCGGGFFARSLDSSAKVWCHTLTPGFSSHILAFQLAKTDAQAVILQSYGHGNAPAEEDFIGAVSAFTGHGGLVLNISQVQQGCAAAVYAQGDALRRAGVVNGGKANLETALALLTWAVSLKWSKARLEEELQFLKLV; translated from the coding sequence TTGAAAAAGCGTATTTTCGTACTTTATACGGGCGGTACGATCGGCATGTGCCAAAGTGCCGAGGGTTTGCGCCCTGATACCGCATTGGTTGGGAGGGCATTGAAACCATTTTCAGACGGCCTTGATTTCGATTGGCACGTTTGCAGCCCTTTGATTGATTCGTCTGCGGTAACATTGGCTGATTGGCAGCAATGGTTGGATTTGTTGGCCGATAAGATACCTCAATATGACGGTATTTTGGTACTGCATGGAACGGATACACTGGCTTATACTGCCAATATACTGGCTTTGGGGTTGCAGAATTTGGATAAGCCTGTGGTATTGACCGGTGCCCAATGGCCGTTTGATAGCGAGGGCAGCGATGCGCCTTTCAATTTGGCAACGGCAGTAGCAGCTTTTGAGCTGCCCGATTTGCGTGAAGTAGCAGTAGCATTTAACGGAAAGCTTTTTGCGGCGGTGGGCAGCAGTAAAATCAGTACGGAAACATCTGAAGGTTTTGGTAACCCGCATTTTGGCATACTGGGGGAGTGGGTGGAGCGGCAAGGTTGGCAGAATCTGGATATCAGGCCGTCTGAAAACTGCGGGGGCGGTTTTTTTGCCCGGTCGTTGGACTCCTCTGCCAAGGTGTGGTGCCATACGCTAACGCCCGGTTTTTCCTCGCATATACTGGCATTTCAGTTGGCAAAGACAGATGCCCAAGCCGTGATACTGCAAAGTTACGGTCATGGTAACGCGCCTGCGGAGGAAGATTTTATTGGTGCCGTATCGGCTTTTACCGGGCATGGCGGTTTGGTGTTGAATATCAGCCAAGTGCAGCAAGGGTGTGCCGCGGCGGTTTATGCACAAGGTGATGCTTTGCGTCGGGCTGGTGTGGTGAATGGCGGTAAGGCCAATCTGGAAACTGCGCTAGCTTTGTTAACGTGGGCGGTATCGTTAAAATGGAGTAAAGCGCGTTTGGAAGAAGAACTGCAATTTTTGAAATTAGTATAA
- the speB gene encoding agmatinase: MTEKIYGDGAFRRESLKGSTIENTYAGALSFMRRRYTRDLSGADVVVSGVPLDLATTFRPGARLGPAAIRAASVQLAELNLFPWGFDPFDDLAVIDYGDCWFDAHKPWGIRETIKQHALDIITNSDAKMLTLGGDHFITYPLLQAHAEKYGKPLSLLHFDAHCDTWPDDDPESLNHGTMFYKAVKDGLINPATSAQVGIRTWNSDFMGMNMLFAPWVNENGAEATVKRIYEIIGDNPVYITFDIDCLDPAFAPGTGTPVPGGLDSHTALSIVRSLGDLNIVGMDVVEVSPAYDNAEITAIAAAHVAADMLCLMRNKKVAGK, encoded by the coding sequence ATGACTGAAAAAATTTACGGCGACGGCGCGTTTCGCCGGGAATCGTTGAAAGGCTCGACTATTGAAAACACGTATGCCGGTGCGCTGTCGTTTATGCGCCGCCGTTATACTCGTGATTTGAGTGGTGCGGATGTAGTGGTTTCAGGTGTGCCGCTTGATCTGGCAACGACTTTTCGTCCGGGAGCCCGCTTAGGGCCGGCCGCGATTCGGGCGGCCAGCGTGCAATTGGCCGAGTTGAATTTGTTTCCTTGGGGTTTTGATCCGTTTGATGATTTGGCCGTTATTGATTACGGCGACTGCTGGTTTGATGCGCATAAGCCGTGGGGCATACGCGAAACCATCAAGCAGCATGCTTTGGATATTATCACCAACAGTGATGCCAAAATGCTCACTTTGGGTGGCGATCATTTCATTACATATCCTTTATTGCAGGCACATGCCGAAAAATACGGTAAGCCGCTCAGCCTGCTGCATTTCGATGCACATTGCGATACCTGGCCTGACGATGATCCCGAATCATTGAACCACGGTACGATGTTTTATAAAGCGGTGAAAGACGGTTTGATTAATCCGGCTACTTCCGCACAAGTCGGTATCCGTACTTGGAACAGCGACTTTATGGGTATGAATATGCTGTTTGCACCGTGGGTAAATGAAAACGGCGCAGAAGCTACTGTAAAACGGATTTATGAAATTATCGGTGATAATCCCGTTTATATCACTTTTGATATCGACTGCCTTGATCCCGCTTTTGCTCCGGGTACGGGTACGCCTGTTCCGGGCGGATTGGATTCGCATACGGCTTTGAGCATTGTACGCTCGTTGGGTGATTTGAATATTGTCGGTATGGATGTGGTAGAGGTATCGCCTGCTTATGATAATGCGGAAATCACCGCCATTGCTGCTGCGCATGTGGCCGCCGATATGCTGTGCTTGATGCGTAATAAAAAAGTAGCCGGGAAATAA
- the cysT gene encoding sulfate ABC transporter permease subunit CysT encodes MLLLKTPSVLPGFKISFGLTVLCLSLLVVLPFAMMAVQAADIGWNGFWRTISEPNVLAAVWLSLKMSFYAMLTNIVFGTLVAWVLVRYDFPGKSLVNALVDLPFALPTAVTGIALATLYAPNGWLGRWFVPFDIKIAFTPIGIWIALVVVSLPFIVRAVQPVLEELSGEYEEAAATLGASRFTTFRRVLLPEITPALLTGAGMMFARATGEYGSVIFIAGNIPMVSEILPLIITGKLEQFDVTGASAVALFMLIISFVILFALNIGQWALSKRAGAKA; translated from the coding sequence ATGTTGCTACTGAAAACCCCGAGCGTACTACCCGGCTTCAAAATCAGCTTCGGCCTAACCGTTTTATGCCTTTCGCTGCTGGTGGTGCTGCCCTTTGCCATGATGGCGGTTCAGGCGGCAGATATCGGTTGGAACGGCTTTTGGCGTACCATTTCCGAGCCAAATGTTTTAGCCGCCGTATGGCTCAGTCTGAAAATGTCTTTTTACGCCATGCTTACCAATATTGTCTTCGGCACATTAGTAGCGTGGGTATTGGTACGTTACGACTTTCCCGGCAAAAGCTTGGTCAATGCTTTGGTTGATCTACCTTTTGCCCTACCTACTGCGGTAACCGGCATCGCATTGGCCACACTCTATGCGCCTAACGGCTGGCTAGGCCGCTGGTTTGTTCCGTTTGATATCAAAATCGCTTTCACACCCATTGGTATTTGGATTGCATTGGTTGTTGTCAGCCTCCCCTTTATCGTGCGGGCGGTACAGCCTGTTTTGGAAGAGCTTTCCGGCGAATATGAAGAAGCCGCCGCCACGTTGGGCGCAAGCCGCTTCACCACGTTCCGCCGCGTACTACTGCCCGAAATCACCCCTGCTCTGCTTACCGGCGCAGGCATGATGTTTGCCCGTGCTACGGGAGAATACGGCTCCGTGATTTTTATCGCCGGCAATATCCCCATGGTGTCGGAAATCTTGCCTCTTATCATTACCGGCAAACTCGAACAATTCGACGTAACCGGCGCCTCGGCAGTAGCCCTATTCATGCTGATAATTTCATTTGTGATTTTATTCGCCCTTAATATCGGCCAATGGGCTTTGAGCAAACGGGCCGGTGCAAAAGCCTAG
- a CDS encoding sulfate adenylyltransferase subunit 1, giving the protein MSANTAPVLRFITAGSVDDGKSTLIGRLLYDSKTLLTDQLEKLNRDAAEGRNIDFASLTDGLAAEREQGITIDVAYRYFATAKRKFIIADTPGHEQYTRNMVTGASTADAAIILIDATRVDFSTSPAALLPQTKRHSAILKLLGCPNIIVAVNKLDLLDFDENRYRAITESYAALAAQIGLQATIYYLPISALQGDNIVSTSPHTPWYQGQPLLPLLESLPVAGQGRADLPAHFPVQRVARQDGSSSDDFRGYQGRLESGRLKKGDEVVIQPSGKNARIGAIYNPDGETESAEAGETLTITLDRDIDISRGDSILATTHTARPGQNFQAALCWFDETPLNLRRKYLLKQATQTTAVKINEISYIWDVHTLSHVQSATELKLNDIGSISLKTQQPLTASTYEENPATGSFILIDEATHHTVAAGMISSTQAQSTFEI; this is encoded by the coding sequence ATGTCCGCAAATACCGCACCCGTTTTGCGCTTTATCACAGCCGGCAGCGTTGATGACGGTAAATCTACTCTCATCGGCCGTTTGCTTTACGACAGCAAAACCCTGCTCACCGACCAACTCGAAAAGCTCAACCGGGATGCAGCCGAGGGCCGCAATATAGATTTCGCCAGCCTGACCGACGGCCTCGCCGCCGAACGCGAACAAGGCATTACCATCGATGTGGCCTACCGCTATTTTGCCACCGCCAAGCGTAAATTCATCATTGCCGATACGCCCGGTCACGAACAATACACCCGCAACATGGTAACCGGAGCATCCACCGCAGATGCCGCGATTATTTTGATTGACGCCACCCGCGTGGACTTTTCCACCTCGCCCGCCGCCTTGCTACCGCAAACAAAACGCCACAGTGCGATTTTAAAACTGCTGGGCTGCCCGAATATCATCGTAGCGGTAAACAAGCTGGATCTACTTGATTTTGACGAAAACCGTTACCGTGCGATTACCGAATCCTATGCCGCCTTAGCCGCCCAAATCGGCTTACAAGCAACTATCTATTATCTGCCGATTAGCGCATTGCAAGGCGACAATATCGTTTCAACCAGCCCGCATACACCTTGGTATCAAGGCCAACCGCTGCTGCCGCTGCTCGAGAGTCTGCCCGTCGCCGGCCAAGGCCGTGCCGACTTGCCTGCTCATTTTCCCGTTCAGCGCGTTGCCCGCCAAGACGGCAGCAGCAGTGACGACTTTCGCGGGTATCAAGGCCGCTTGGAGTCAGGCCGCCTGAAAAAAGGCGACGAAGTGGTTATACAGCCCTCTGGAAAAAACGCCCGTATCGGCGCAATTTACAACCCGGACGGTGAAACCGAATCTGCCGAAGCAGGTGAAACCCTCACTATCACGCTTGATCGAGATATTGATATTTCCCGCGGCGACAGTATTTTAGCCACCACCCACACCGCCCGCCCCGGTCAAAACTTTCAGGCGGCCTTATGCTGGTTTGACGAAACGCCGCTCAATCTGCGCCGTAAATATCTGCTGAAACAAGCCACACAAACTACCGCCGTAAAAATCAATGAAATTTCCTACATTTGGGATGTACATACATTAAGCCACGTGCAGTCCGCCACCGAACTGAAACTAAACGATATCGGCAGCATCAGCCTGAAAACACAGCAACCGCTTACTGCTAGCACATATGAAGAAAATCCGGCTACCGGCTCGTTTATCCTGATCGACGAAGCGACACACCACACCGTTGCTGCAGGCATGATCAGCAGCACGCAGGCACAAAGTACATTTGAAATTTAA